A genomic stretch from Thauera sp. GDN1 includes:
- a CDS encoding EcsC family protein gives MTEPLILADTDLRALAEARLLLERPSLAARLSSFIGSPLEKGMARLPASWRGKVGALAHDALLKAMETAARTLQPAPREASPRLHKLLGSVSGAGGGAFGLAGLTVEVPLSTVLIMRAILDIARGEGEDVSASQTRLAALEVFALGGNASADDATESGYYAVRAALASTVSEAARHFAQRGLSSEGAPALARLITLVAARYKVQLTQKAAGMLVPGIGAAAGATINLMFMNHFQDVSRGHFTVRRLERQYGADAVHSAWQALQAQDARARGRARAFHTDTTR, from the coding sequence ATGACCGAGCCCCTCATCCTCGCCGACACCGACCTGCGCGCGCTCGCCGAGGCGCGCCTGCTGCTCGAGCGCCCCAGCCTGGCCGCGCGCCTGTCGAGCTTCATCGGCAGCCCGCTGGAGAAGGGCATGGCCCGGCTGCCGGCGAGCTGGCGCGGCAAGGTCGGCGCACTGGCGCACGACGCGCTGTTGAAGGCGATGGAGACCGCGGCCAGGACGCTGCAGCCCGCCCCGCGCGAGGCCTCGCCGCGGCTGCACAAGCTGCTCGGCTCGGTCAGCGGCGCAGGCGGGGGCGCCTTCGGGCTGGCGGGACTGACGGTGGAAGTCCCGCTGTCGACGGTGCTGATCATGCGCGCCATCCTCGACATCGCGCGCGGCGAGGGCGAGGACGTCTCCGCGTCGCAGACCCGGCTGGCGGCGCTGGAGGTGTTCGCGCTCGGCGGCAACGCGAGTGCCGACGACGCCACCGAATCCGGCTACTACGCGGTGCGCGCGGCGCTGGCGAGCACGGTGAGCGAGGCCGCGCGCCACTTCGCGCAGCGCGGACTCAGCAGCGAGGGCGCACCGGCGCTGGCGCGGCTGATCACGCTGGTGGCGGCGCGCTACAAGGTGCAGCTCACCCAGAAGGCCGCCGGCATGCTGGTGCCGGGCATCGGCGCGGCGGCGGGGGCGACCATCAACCTCATGTTCATGAACCACTTCCAGGACGTCAGCCGCGGCCACTTCACCGTGCGCAGGCTCGAACGCCAGTACGGCGCCGACGCGGTGCACTCCGCCTGGCAGGCCCTGCAGGCGCAGGACGCGCGTGCGCGCGGCCGGGCGCGCGCCTTCCACACCGACACCACGCGCTGA
- a CDS encoding EAL domain-containing protein has protein sequence MNHPEPLLPLVDEILPFPHAEEVCVSEIVARDLLECGPEVPLHEAAARMSERGVSSILVVEDDVVLGIWTERDALAVDFDDPLTFTLAVRAAMSAPVRTVPGTMRLHEMAVRLREEHLRHYLVVDADGRRIGIVSQSDVVLNQGIEHYLKLRTVGSLVKGGLHVLPATAGAREAALLMREAGLDAVVVDHGADAATTVEGRYGIVTERDITRLVAQRTGDRALGALATRPLVVCAEHDSLYRVRARLAERHIRHIGVLAADGGLIDLISFKDILSGMELAYVHELQHALQARDLALKSSQRNLYLAGKVIESSLEGIMVTDAEARILSVNPAFTHMTGYTPEEVIGRSPSLLNSGRQSPAFYARMWEGLVAEGKWQGEVWNRRKSGEVYPQLLHITAIRDRDGRLTHYAALFTDISRLKETEARIRDLAYYDPLTGLPNRRLLEDRLQVEIGHAARLRCRLAVLFVDLDRFKRINDSLGHSVGDKLLVEIAARLRGSLREDDTVARMGGDEFLVILNNLAGPDEAAMTARRLVGALRRPVHIEGRELVVTTSLGVSIYPDDSQDADTLIKHADVAMYRAKDEGRNSFQLFEPAMNARSLEHLALETALHRALPRKELLLHFQPLVDAADGRLVAAEALLRWQHPDLDLVSPADFIPLAEETGLIVPIGEWVLRSACEHHRAWREAGGTPLRMMVNISARQFRDEGFLAMVGSVLAETAMPPACLTLELTESMLMDGTERTIARLEQLRALGVGLAIDDFGTGYSSLAYLKRFPIDELKIDRLFVRGIDRETRDGALVAAIISLGHSLGLRVVAEGVETPGQLAMLQHEGCDLAQGFHFSAPLPWPAFVAGYGPGA, from the coding sequence ATGAACCACCCCGAACCCCTCCTCCCGCTCGTCGACGAGATCCTCCCCTTTCCGCACGCGGAGGAGGTCTGCGTCAGCGAGATCGTCGCGCGCGACCTGCTCGAATGCGGACCCGAAGTGCCGCTGCACGAGGCCGCCGCGCGGATGAGCGAGCGCGGCGTCAGCTCCATCCTGGTGGTCGAGGACGACGTGGTGCTCGGCATCTGGACCGAACGCGATGCGCTCGCGGTCGATTTCGACGATCCCCTCACCTTCACGCTCGCGGTGCGCGCGGCGATGAGCGCGCCGGTGCGCACCGTGCCCGGCACGATGCGGTTGCACGAGATGGCGGTGCGCCTGCGCGAGGAGCACCTGCGCCACTACCTGGTGGTGGACGCGGACGGGCGGCGCATCGGCATCGTGTCGCAATCGGACGTGGTGCTGAACCAGGGCATCGAGCACTACCTGAAGCTGCGCACGGTCGGCTCGCTGGTCAAGGGCGGGCTGCATGTGCTGCCGGCGACCGCCGGCGCCCGCGAGGCCGCGCTCCTCATGCGCGAGGCCGGGCTCGACGCGGTGGTGGTCGACCATGGCGCCGACGCGGCCACGACCGTCGAGGGCCGCTACGGCATCGTCACCGAGCGCGACATCACCCGCCTGGTGGCGCAGCGCACCGGCGACCGTGCGCTGGGCGCGCTCGCCACCCGGCCGCTGGTGGTGTGCGCCGAGCACGACAGCCTTTACCGCGTGCGCGCCCGGCTCGCCGAGCGCCACATCCGCCACATCGGCGTGCTCGCCGCCGACGGCGGGCTGATCGACCTGATCAGCTTCAAGGACATCCTCAGCGGCATGGAGCTGGCCTATGTGCACGAGCTGCAGCATGCGCTGCAGGCGCGCGACCTGGCGCTGAAATCCTCGCAGCGCAACCTCTACCTCGCCGGGAAGGTCATCGAGAGCTCGCTCGAGGGCATCATGGTCACCGACGCCGAGGCCCGCATCCTGTCGGTGAATCCCGCCTTCACCCACATGACCGGCTATACCCCGGAGGAGGTCATCGGCCGCAGTCCCTCGCTGCTCAATTCCGGCCGCCAGAGCCCGGCTTTCTACGCCCGCATGTGGGAAGGCCTGGTGGCGGAGGGCAAGTGGCAGGGCGAGGTGTGGAACCGGCGCAAGTCGGGCGAGGTGTATCCGCAGCTGCTGCACATCACCGCGATCCGCGACCGCGACGGCAGGCTGACCCACTATGCCGCGCTGTTCACCGACATCAGCCGGCTCAAGGAGACCGAGGCGCGCATCCGCGACCTCGCCTACTACGATCCGCTCACCGGCCTGCCCAACCGCCGCCTGCTCGAGGATCGCCTGCAGGTCGAGATCGGGCACGCCGCGCGCCTGCGCTGCCGGCTGGCGGTGCTGTTCGTCGACCTCGACCGCTTCAAGCGCATCAACGACAGCCTCGGCCATTCGGTCGGCGACAAGCTGCTGGTCGAGATCGCCGCCCGCCTGCGCGGCAGCCTGCGCGAGGACGACACCGTGGCGCGCATGGGCGGCGACGAGTTCCTGGTCATCCTCAACAACCTCGCCGGGCCGGACGAGGCGGCGATGACCGCGCGCCGGCTGGTGGGCGCGCTGCGCCGTCCGGTGCACATCGAGGGGCGGGAGCTGGTGGTGACCACCAGCCTGGGCGTCAGCATCTACCCCGACGACTCGCAGGACGCCGACACCCTGATCAAGCACGCCGACGTGGCGATGTACCGCGCCAAGGACGAGGGCCGCAACAGCTTCCAGCTCTTCGAGCCGGCGATGAACGCGCGCAGCCTGGAGCATCTCGCGCTGGAGACCGCGCTCCATCGCGCGCTGCCGCGCAAGGAGCTGCTGCTCCACTTCCAGCCCCTGGTCGATGCCGCCGACGGCCGCCTGGTCGCCGCCGAGGCCCTGCTGCGCTGGCAGCATCCCGACCTCGACCTGGTGTCGCCGGCCGACTTCATCCCGCTCGCCGAGGAAACCGGGCTGATCGTGCCGATCGGCGAATGGGTGCTGCGCAGCGCCTGCGAGCACCATCGCGCCTGGCGCGAGGCGGGCGGGACGCCGCTGCGCATGATGGTGAACATCTCGGCGCGCCAGTTCCGCGACGAGGGCTTCCTCGCCATGGTCGGCAGCGTGCTCGCCGAGACCGCGATGCCGCCCGCATGCCTGACCCTGGAGTTGACCGAAAGCATGCTGATGGACGGCACCGAGCGCACCATCGCCCGCCTCGAGCAGCTGCGCGCGCTCGGCGTCGGCCTGGCGATCGACGACTTCGGCACCGGCTATTCCTCGCTCGCCTACCTCAAGCGCTTCCCGATCGACGAACTGAAGATCGACCGCCTGTTCGTGCGCGGCATCGACCGCGAGACGCGCGACGGTGCGCTGGTGGCGGCGATCATCTCGCTCGGCCACAGCCTCGGCCTGCGGGTGGTGGCCGAGGGCGTGGAGACGCCGGGCCAGCTCGCGATGTTGCAGCACGAGGGTTGCGATCTCGCCCAGGGCTTCCACTTCAGCGCGCCGCTGCCGTGGCCGGCGTTCGTCGCCGGCTACGGGCCGGGGGCCTGA